GTCCTCGTCTCCGGTGACGCGGACATGATCCCCGGCGTGCAAGAGGCGGCAGACATGGGCGTGCGCGTCCACCTCTACGGCTTCGGCTGGGACTCCATGTCCTCCGCCCTGCGCCACGCCTGCGATACGACGACGATCATTGACCCCCGTGAGGACTTCGCTGAAGCCATGCAGCTGCAGGTCCTGGAAGGTCCGCTCCCGCCGACGATCCGGGAGCGCCCGCTTTCGGATGCCGAGCCAGTGGACCAGGACCAAGGCCCTACCTCCGTACCCGGCTTCGGGCCGGAGCCGCTGCGCGCGCCTCACGACGACGGCGAGGACGAACCCGCAGGCTCGGACGCGCACGATGCCGGCGAAGACGACGGCGGCACCGGATTCCAGCAGCTCGACGGGCTGGAGCACCTGAAGGTGTTCGGAGCGCGATCGCAACAGCGCGGTGCTGAAGCTGAGGCTCAGAAGGAAGATACGGAGGCCCAGGTTCAGAAGGAGGAGGCGGAGGCCCAGAAGGAGGAGGCTGCCAAGGGGGCGGCTGGCAAGGGGGCGTCGGCAAGCGAAGAAAGCCCCACACCGGCCCGGCCATCCCCGGCGATCGTGGCGGAGGCGGCGCGGCGCCAAAGCGAGGCCCAGGCTGCCGAGGAGAAAGAAGACAGCGGCGAGGCTCCGGTGACGGGCACGCTGCGTTCCTCTCAGCGCACGCATCCGCCGGCCGAGCCGGAGACTGATGAACCGTCCGAGGCCCAGGTTGAGGCAAACAATGAGGCCAACCAGCCCGGCAACCAGACCCTGACCAACCCCGATAAGGCGGATGTGCCCAAGCCGGGTCCGAAGCCAGCGCCGAAGCCGTCGATGATGGCGCCGCGCCGCAAGCTTCGCTCCCGCTACGTGCCGCTGCCGGAGGAGGTGTGGTCCTCCGCCGGATTCCAAACGCCCTACGACGTTGGACAGCAATACGCCACCTGGTGGTACGAAAACGCGGCAACCTCCGAGCAGCGCGACAAGGCCCACATGCTCTCCGGCGGTGGCTTGCCGCCAGAGATTGACCGCCCGCTGCTGCAATTCGCGTGCGAGACGCTGCACGAGTACACGCTGTCGGAGGCGCAGCGCGTGAACCTGCGCGACGGGTTTCACTCCGGCATCCGCGGCGTGTTGATCAACATCCACCGCGGGTAGGTAGTGCGGCTGGCGGGGGTTGGAGCGCTGAGGCCTACAGGGGTGTAGGCCTCAGCATTTTTTCGCCTTGGGGCCTACCGGAAAAGCCCTGGTCACGTGTGACTAGTGTGACTCGCCTGCCTTGAGGCCTACAGCCCTGTAGGCCTCAGCAAGCAGTGCACTAAAAAACGGGGCCGGCGTGGACCACCCCAGTCCACAACCGACCCCGCAGCAGCACATCGCGCTAGAAACTAGCGTTGGCCGGCCTCCTCAGCATCCGCGTCCTCAACGATCTCGGCATCCTCGGCCAGGTACGCCTCTGCGTCAGCGAGAATGTCGTCGTTGCTCGCGCCGGCGTTGGAGGCACCCGCGCCACCCGCAGCACCAGCACCAGCTGCCGCAGCACCAGCACCCTGACCCTGCTGCTCACCGGCCGGAGCCTCGATCGCCTCGGCATTCTGCGCGCCAGCACCGGAGCCGGCCTCCAGCTCGCCAGCCATGGAGGCACGGATCTCGTCGAGACGGGAAGAAGCTGCAACGTCGGTGCCTGCGGCCTCGATCTCAGCCATGCGGTCCGTCATGGAGTTCTTCGCAAGCTCCTGCGCACCCAGGGCATCTGCGTAGCGGCGCTCGATCTTGTCGCGGACACTATCCAGCGTCGGCACATTGTCGTTCCCGCCGAACTGGTTGATGGTGTCCATCGTGCGGGTGGTCTGCTCCTGCATCTTGGCCTGGTTGAGCTGGGACTCCAGCTGGGAAACCTGCTGCAGCTGCTCCTGCAGACGGGCCTCGGACTGCTGCTGCTGAGCCTGAGCTTCGCGCGCGGCGTGGTCGGCAGCTGCGTGGGCTTCCTTGGTCTGAGCCAGTTCGTTCTCCACGGACACCAGCTGGGAAGCCAGCACCTCAGCGGTGGCGTTGTACTGCTGCGCCTTCTCCGCATCGCCCGCGGCGGTAGCCTTGTCCGCCGCCTGGAGGGCGGTGCGGGTCTTCGCCTGCAGGTCCGCCTGGGACTTAATCAGGCGCTCCAGCTTC
Above is a genomic segment from Corynebacterium sp. CNCTC7651 containing:
- a CDS encoding PspA/IM30 family protein → MANPFSKGWNYLMQSFDSKIDQNADPRVQIQQAVAQAKKNHQEISQHAAQIIGNRNQLEMKLERLIKSQADLQAKTRTALQAADKATAAGDAEKAQQYNATAEVLASQLVSVENELAQTKEAHAAADHAAREAQAQQQQSEARLQEQLQQVSQLESQLNQAKMQEQTTRTMDTINQFGGNDNVPTLDSVRDKIERRYADALGAQELAKNSMTDRMAEIEAAGTDVAASSRLDEIRASMAGELEAGSGAGAQNAEAIEAPAGEQQGQGAGAAAAGAGAAGGAGASNAGASNDDILADAEAYLAEDAEIVEDADAEEAGQR